From Sediminibacterium sp. TEGAF015, a single genomic window includes:
- a CDS encoding OmpA family protein, which produces MKKWFCFLLLSAGSYVVAAQSYNPDKVNKKAMALYDKAIGLLKEDALKDAVPVLLESIQADKNFADAYLSLAGVFGELKQYKRSLQFYELGRAIDTVYFQPYLLPYSINLAGDGQFDAALKAVNQFLQNPKLNDRSIRSAAYRKKTYLFAIDYANQHATDSGYTFMPENLGDSVNSTSSEYYPSVTVTDSLLVFTRRGKFMREDFYSSTILGKQFSKSVPIGGSINEEAQKGAITVSQDGEWMLFTGRFTERGYDHFDLYISYYTPDGWSEPENLGPAINTEFWESAPSLSPDKRILYFSSTRPGGYGGRDLYYSERLPNGKWAPAKNMGPYINSAGDDQAPFIHADNQTLYFTSDGLPGYGGADLFVTRKNKDGEWGIPENLGYPINTIENEGSMAVSADGLTAYYSSDRFDSRGELDLYRFPLKEKIRPIRTLYLKGIVSDKITGKKLPSLVELIENKERVVLMKIQTDETGGYFVTLPVGKDYTLSVNRKGYLPYSAQYSLANKEADSVYVQNIALEPIQLHAVFTFKNIEFATNAFALPETAPIELDKLVNLLNENPSLQVEISGHTDNTGKEQDNISLSKNRALAIVHYIQSKGIAAQRLTHKGYGSSKPIAGNDTPEGRAKNRRTSVEITGL; this is translated from the coding sequence ATGAAAAAATGGTTTTGCTTTCTATTATTATCTGCCGGCAGTTATGTTGTTGCAGCACAATCTTATAACCCGGATAAGGTGAATAAAAAAGCTATGGCCTTGTACGATAAAGCCATTGGCTTATTGAAAGAAGACGCATTAAAAGATGCCGTTCCTGTTTTACTGGAAAGCATTCAGGCAGACAAAAATTTTGCGGATGCGTATCTATCACTGGCTGGCGTATTCGGCGAATTGAAACAATACAAACGCTCTCTGCAATTTTACGAATTGGGCAGAGCCATTGATACTGTATACTTTCAGCCTTATCTGCTTCCCTACTCTATCAACCTTGCCGGTGACGGGCAATTTGATGCGGCATTAAAAGCAGTGAATCAATTTCTGCAAAATCCCAAACTGAACGATAGAAGCATCCGAAGTGCAGCCTATAGAAAAAAAACATACCTGTTTGCTATCGATTATGCAAACCAACACGCAACTGATTCAGGCTATACATTCATGCCAGAAAATTTAGGAGACAGTGTCAACTCTACTTCTTCTGAATATTATCCATCGGTTACTGTTACCGACAGTTTACTGGTGTTTACCCGAAGAGGAAAATTCATGCGCGAAGATTTTTACTCGAGCACCATCTTAGGAAAGCAGTTTTCAAAATCGGTTCCCATTGGAGGCAGTATCAATGAAGAAGCGCAGAAGGGAGCCATCACTGTTTCACAAGATGGAGAATGGATGTTGTTTACTGGAAGATTCACAGAGAGAGGATACGATCATTTTGATTTATACATTTCCTATTATACGCCGGATGGATGGAGTGAGCCCGAAAACCTGGGACCTGCCATAAACACAGAATTCTGGGAGAGTGCACCCAGCTTAAGCCCCGATAAAAGAATTTTATATTTCAGCAGTACAAGGCCTGGAGGCTACGGTGGTAGAGATCTTTATTACAGCGAAAGACTACCCAATGGCAAGTGGGCTCCTGCAAAAAATATGGGACCATATATTAATTCTGCAGGAGACGATCAGGCACCCTTTATTCATGCAGACAATCAAACTTTGTATTTTACCTCTGATGGATTGCCCGGTTATGGAGGTGCTGATTTATTTGTTACAAGAAAAAATAAAGACGGAGAATGGGGCATTCCGGAGAACCTGGGCTATCCTATTAATACCATAGAGAACGAAGGGAGCATGGCTGTTTCTGCAGACGGACTGACCGCCTATTATTCCAGCGATCGTTTTGATAGCAGAGGAGAATTGGATTTGTATCGCTTCCCTTTAAAAGAAAAAATCAGACCCATCCGAACCCTTTACTTGAAAGGAATTGTATCAGATAAAATCACTGGCAAAAAATTGCCTTCGCTGGTTGAGTTGATCGAAAACAAAGAGCGGGTGGTGCTAATGAAAATTCAGACGGATGAAACAGGTGGTTATTTTGTAACCCTGCCTGTTGGCAAAGACTATACCTTATCTGTTAATAGAAAAGGATATCTACCTTATAGTGCTCAATATTCACTAGCCAACAAAGAAGCAGATAGCGTTTATGTTCAGAACATTGCACTGGAGCCCATTCAATTGCATGCGGTGTTTACTTTTAAGAATATTGAATTTGCTACCAATGCTTTTGCTTTACCTGAAACAGCACCTATTGAATTAGATAAATTGGTGAACCTGCTGAATGAGAATCCCTCCTTACAAGTTGAAATAAGTGGGCACACCGATAATACAGGCAAAGAGCAAGACAATATTTCACTTTCAAAAAACAGGGCATTGGCCATTGTGCATTATATACAGTCTAAAGGAATTGCAGCTCAAAGACTCACGCACAAAGGCTATGGTAGCAGCAAACCCATTGCAGGCAACGATACTCCGGAAGGAAGGGCTAAAAACAGAAGAACTTCCGTTGAAATAACCGGACTATAA
- the dprA gene encoding DNA-processing protein DprA, whose translation MDDSLCNKIAFTLIPSLGPVTRKLLLEAFATVEHIFSASVTDLCAVRGVGEKMAREIKAYQPNEKATEMLQFIQQHRITPLFITDPDYPQKLKDCPDAPTLLYYKGTANANAARIISIVGTRMPTAYGYHIIESLMKALPKEVLIVSGLAMGIDTIAHQLALENGLQTIGVLAHGLDEIYPPPNKNLAKTMLLQGGLLTEFHCKTIPEKYNFPKRNRVVAGIADATIVIETALKGGSMITADFASQYHREVIAVPGRITDQRSRGCIKLIQENRASIYTNPDELLQQLNWIPTTAALSETEKNCIAILKRKELFSQEELFACMQLDIGTFTGLIFELEMKQIIQVLPGNQLTLMPAYYSI comes from the coding sequence ATGGATGACTCTTTGTGCAATAAAATAGCGTTCACCCTTATTCCTTCTCTTGGGCCTGTTACCCGGAAGTTATTACTGGAAGCATTTGCGACGGTTGAGCATATTTTCAGCGCATCCGTTACTGATCTCTGTGCAGTGAGAGGTGTTGGAGAAAAAATGGCAAGGGAAATTAAAGCGTATCAACCCAATGAAAAAGCAACAGAAATGTTGCAGTTTATTCAGCAGCATCGGATTACCCCTTTGTTTATTACTGACCCGGATTATCCGCAGAAATTAAAAGATTGTCCCGATGCACCAACACTCTTGTATTACAAAGGAACTGCCAATGCAAATGCTGCCAGAATCATCAGTATTGTAGGTACCAGAATGCCCACTGCGTATGGTTATCATATTATTGAATCTCTTATGAAAGCCCTACCCAAAGAAGTTTTGATTGTAAGCGGTCTTGCCATGGGTATCGACACGATTGCGCATCAGCTGGCTTTGGAAAACGGGCTACAAACCATTGGGGTGCTGGCACACGGATTGGATGAAATCTATCCCCCACCCAATAAAAACCTGGCCAAAACCATGTTGCTGCAAGGGGGATTGCTTACAGAGTTTCATTGTAAAACCATTCCGGAGAAATACAATTTTCCTAAAAGAAACCGGGTGGTCGCAGGAATAGCAGACGCTACGATTGTAATTGAAACTGCATTAAAAGGTGGCAGTATGATTACTGCGGATTTTGCCTCCCAATACCATCGGGAAGTGATTGCCGTACCTGGAAGAATTACCGATCAGCGAAGCAGGGGTTGTATTAAATTGATTCAGGAAAACAGGGCATCTATTTATACGAATCCGGATGAACTGCTGCAACAATTGAATTGGATTCCTACTACAGCAGCTTTGAGTGAAACAGAAAAAAACTGTATTGCTATTTTGAAGAGAAAGGAATTGTTTTCTCAGGAGGAATTATTTGCTTGTATGCAATTGGATATTGGAACATTTACCGGATTGATTTTTGAACTGGAAATGAAACAGATTATTCAGGTATTGCCTGGCAATCAGCTTACACTGATGCCCGCTTATTATTCCATTTAA
- a CDS encoding MFS transporter — protein sequence MPEVSSKIISVTFVAIRSNNQSNLPHRSMESNTIKPEHRYFTFQFGLLCVSNFLFSASFNMMIPELPGYLTRIGGAEYKGLIIALFTLMAGISRPFSGKLTDTIGRVPVMVFGSLVCVVCSLLYPVLTSVAGFLLLRFVHGFSTGFKPTATAAYGADVVHESRRGEAMGALAIGYTIGASAGPMLGSYLVNNFGYNPMFYVSALLALGSVFILYNVKETLPTARKFKWSDLQIQRGDIFDASALRPAMITLLLCFSIGTILTIAPDFSEHLGLHNKGTFFAFFTVASLFIRFVAGKISDQYGRVPVLIGSSAALVVAMAILSLAGSVPVMLAGSVLYGLSWGINSPVITAWTVDLCEPENRGKAIASMYIALEVGIGTGALFSSWIYHNDASYFVWAFATPAILSLIACLLLVKWNNKRASV from the coding sequence ATGCCTGAAGTTTCTTCCAAAATTATTTCTGTTACCTTCGTGGCAATTCGCTCAAACAACCAAAGCAATTTGCCTCATCGTTCAATGGAATCCAATACTATCAAACCGGAACATCGCTATTTTACTTTTCAATTTGGATTGCTTTGTGTCAGCAATTTTTTGTTTTCTGCCAGTTTTAATATGATGATACCTGAGTTGCCAGGCTATTTAACTAGGATAGGCGGAGCAGAATACAAGGGGCTGATTATTGCTTTATTTACCCTGATGGCAGGCATTTCTAGACCTTTCAGCGGAAAATTAACGGATACCATTGGCCGGGTTCCGGTAATGGTTTTTGGCTCACTGGTATGTGTGGTTTGTAGTTTATTATATCCGGTGCTTACCTCGGTTGCCGGCTTTTTACTGTTGCGTTTTGTACATGGATTTTCAACAGGATTCAAGCCTACTGCAACAGCAGCATACGGAGCTGATGTGGTACATGAATCCAGAAGGGGAGAAGCCATGGGTGCATTGGCCATAGGGTATACCATTGGGGCTTCTGCAGGCCCTATGCTAGGCAGTTATCTCGTAAACAATTTTGGATACAATCCCATGTTTTATGTATCCGCATTGCTGGCACTGGGATCTGTTTTTATTTTATACAATGTAAAAGAAACCTTGCCCACGGCAAGAAAATTCAAGTGGAGTGATTTGCAAATTCAGCGCGGCGATATATTTGATGCATCTGCTTTACGACCTGCAATGATAACTTTGTTGCTTTGTTTTTCTATTGGAACCATCCTGACCATTGCTCCTGATTTCAGTGAACACCTAGGTCTCCACAACAAGGGCACTTTCTTTGCCTTTTTCACGGTAGCTTCCTTGTTCATCCGTTTTGTTGCAGGGAAAATTTCTGATCAGTACGGGAGAGTGCCGGTGCTGATAGGATCGAGTGCTGCACTGGTGGTTGCTATGGCTATTTTATCACTTGCAGGATCAGTGCCGGTTATGTTAGCAGGGTCCGTTTTGTACGGGCTAAGCTGGGGTATCAACAGTCCTGTAATTACCGCATGGACTGTTGATTTATGTGAACCTGAAAATAGGGGCAAAGCCATTGCCTCTATGTACATTGCTCTGGAAGTAGGTATTGGAACCGGAGCCTTATTTTCCAGCTGGATTTATCACAACGATGCTAGTTATTTTGTGTGGGCATTTGCTACTCCTGCAATACTCTCTTTAATAGCCTGTTTATTATTGGTTAAATGGAATAATAAGCGGGCATCAGTGTAA
- the guaB gene encoding IMP dehydrogenase, translating to MATNLNQSRKSNSASRLFGEGLTFDDVLLMPAYSDILPREVNISTHLTKDIILNVPILSAAMDTVTEANLAIALAREGGLGILHKNMSIEKQAEQVRKVKRSESGMIIDPITLLVDATIGDALKLMRENKIGGIPVVDNAGKLVGILTNRDLRFETDNKKKVKEVMTKENLVTAPEGTDMKKAEHILRQYKIEKLPVVNKQGKLIGLITYRDILQIRNFPNAVKDNLGRLRVGAALGITKDLMDRAAALQQVGVDIVTLDSAHGHSKGVIEALKALRKNFKKLPIIAGNVGTGAGAKALAEAGADCVKVGIGPGSICTTRIVAGAGVPQLTAIMEATKALKAKGIPVIADGGIRYTGDMVKALAAGANMVMMGSVFAGVEESPGETIIYEGRKFKEYRGMGSLGAMSQGSGDRYFQDVEADIKKYVPEGIEGRVAYKGNLSEIIYQYVGGLRSGMGYCGAKDIPALQKATFVKITNAGMKESHAHDVDITKEAPNYSRK from the coding sequence ATGGCAACAAATCTCAATCAATCCCGCAAAAGCAATTCTGCTTCCCGTCTTTTTGGTGAAGGATTAACCTTCGATGACGTTCTTCTGATGCCCGCTTACAGTGATATTCTTCCCCGTGAAGTAAACATCAGCACCCATTTAACAAAAGACATTATCCTGAATGTACCCATTTTATCTGCAGCCATGGATACGGTTACAGAAGCCAACCTGGCCATTGCCTTAGCCAGAGAAGGAGGCCTGGGTATTCTGCATAAAAACATGAGCATTGAAAAGCAGGCGGAACAAGTGAGAAAAGTAAAGCGCAGTGAAAGCGGTATGATCATTGACCCAATTACCTTATTAGTAGATGCAACCATTGGTGATGCGCTGAAATTGATGAGAGAAAATAAAATTGGTGGTATTCCTGTGGTAGACAATGCCGGAAAGCTGGTGGGTATTTTAACCAACAGGGATTTACGCTTCGAAACCGACAACAAGAAAAAGGTAAAAGAAGTAATGACCAAGGAAAATTTGGTTACTGCTCCGGAAGGAACAGACATGAAGAAAGCAGAACATATTCTTCGCCAGTACAAGATTGAGAAACTTCCCGTAGTAAACAAACAAGGAAAATTAATTGGGTTAATTACCTACAGAGATATTTTACAAATCAGAAATTTCCCTAACGCTGTAAAGGACAATCTCGGAAGACTGAGAGTGGGTGCGGCTTTGGGCATTACCAAAGATTTAATGGACCGCGCTGCTGCTTTGCAACAAGTAGGCGTAGACATTGTTACCTTGGATTCTGCACACGGGCATAGCAAGGGTGTAATTGAAGCACTTAAAGCATTGCGCAAAAACTTTAAAAAGTTACCAATCATTGCAGGAAATGTAGGAACAGGTGCTGGTGCCAAAGCGCTGGCTGAAGCAGGAGCAGATTGTGTAAAAGTTGGGATTGGACCTGGCTCTATCTGTACCACTCGTATTGTTGCCGGTGCAGGCGTACCACAATTAACTGCTATTATGGAAGCCACCAAAGCCTTAAAGGCGAAGGGAATTCCGGTTATTGCAGATGGTGGTATCCGTTACACGGGAGATATGGTTAAAGCTTTAGCAGCTGGTGCCAATATGGTCATGATGGGCAGTGTATTTGCAGGAGTTGAAGAAAGCCCTGGTGAAACCATCATCTATGAAGGAAGAAAATTCAAAGAATACCGCGGGATGGGAAGCTTAGGTGCCATGAGTCAGGGAAGTGGAGACAGATATTTTCAGGACGTGGAAGCCGATATTAAGAAATATGTACCGGAAGGCATTGAAGGCCGTGTGGCTTACAAAGGAAATTTAAGTGAAATTATTTATCAGTATGTAGGCGGTCTGCGTTCGGGCATGGGATATTGCGGAGCCAAAGATATTCCTGCTTTGCAAAAAGCCACTTTCGTAAAAATTACCAATGCAGGCATGAAAGAAAGCCATGCACACGATGTAGACATTACCAAAGAAGCACCGAATTACAGCAGAAAATAA
- the lnt gene encoding apolipoprotein N-acyltransferase, which translates to MKQGNAFSAIGLSMLSGLMLTLGWPDWSYTIALFFAWIPLLWVIEQYPPTFGLLRFPAITLFTWNIGTTWWLWNSTGFGAVAAIIINTCLMCLPWWGYITLRKRMNQWQSLLGLIAFWLCFEWVHLNWSISWPWLTLGNGLSPIAPLIQWYAYTGVAGGSLLIWVMNMLSFQFLLAQQKRKLIQVGIFSASIFLLLAFVGWMNYLSQWNPGKETTKENIVVVQPNIDPYQKFESLTTAQQIEKLVSISSSKIDSNTSLLVWPETAMSAVDWQDNIPVNPYYQPVFQLLQQYPNLQLVSGIETFKRYGTTAATATARKSAEGIYYDAFNAAVQLQTKKDSQSMVAIQQPVFYNKSKLVPGVESLPSFLRFMAPVFEQFGGSTGGYGVSDTPVVFRHPLYQQNAAPIICYESIYGEYVSDYVKRGANLLTIMTNDGWWENTDGHKQHLQYAKLRAIETRRWVARAANTGISAFINPTGTIVQQLGWDQAGALQQNIYTSNELSFYVQHGDYIFKIAVACSVFLLLISLRKRSKYVRRKQTA; encoded by the coding sequence ATGAAGCAGGGAAATGCTTTTTCAGCAATTGGGTTAAGTATGCTTTCCGGCCTCATGCTCACGTTGGGTTGGCCAGACTGGTCTTATACCATTGCTTTGTTTTTTGCATGGATTCCCTTGTTATGGGTAATTGAACAGTATCCTCCTACTTTTGGGCTTTTGCGTTTTCCTGCCATTACGCTATTCACCTGGAATATTGGTACCACCTGGTGGTTGTGGAACTCAACGGGCTTTGGTGCAGTAGCCGCAATTATCATCAACACCTGTTTAATGTGTTTGCCCTGGTGGGGATATATAACCCTAAGAAAACGAATGAATCAATGGCAATCATTACTGGGTCTGATTGCCTTTTGGTTGTGTTTTGAATGGGTACACTTAAACTGGAGTATCAGCTGGCCCTGGTTAACACTGGGGAATGGATTGAGTCCGATTGCTCCGCTAATTCAATGGTATGCCTATACTGGGGTTGCCGGTGGTTCATTGCTCATTTGGGTAATGAATATGCTGTCTTTTCAGTTTCTTTTGGCGCAGCAAAAAAGGAAGCTTATTCAAGTGGGTATATTCAGTGCTTCTATTTTTCTGCTGCTGGCATTTGTAGGGTGGATGAACTATCTCTCGCAATGGAATCCTGGTAAGGAAACCACCAAAGAAAACATTGTTGTTGTTCAACCCAATATTGATCCTTATCAGAAATTTGAATCACTCACTACAGCGCAACAGATTGAAAAATTAGTAAGCATCAGCAGCAGTAAAATCGATTCAAACACTAGCCTATTGGTCTGGCCCGAAACAGCCATGAGTGCAGTAGACTGGCAAGACAATATTCCGGTAAATCCTTATTATCAGCCTGTATTTCAGCTCTTGCAACAATATCCCAATCTACAGTTGGTATCGGGGATTGAAACGTTTAAAAGATACGGCACTACTGCTGCAACTGCCACTGCACGTAAATCTGCAGAAGGCATTTATTATGATGCATTCAATGCAGCTGTGCAATTGCAGACAAAAAAAGATAGTCAATCAATGGTTGCTATTCAGCAACCTGTTTTTTACAATAAAAGCAAATTGGTTCCGGGTGTAGAATCCCTTCCTTCCTTTCTGCGTTTTATGGCACCGGTATTTGAACAGTTCGGCGGATCTACCGGCGGCTATGGTGTTTCGGATACGCCTGTTGTGTTCAGACATCCTTTGTATCAACAAAATGCGGCTCCCATTATCTGTTATGAAAGTATATACGGAGAATATGTTTCAGACTATGTAAAAAGAGGTGCCAATCTTTTAACCATCATGACCAATGATGGATGGTGGGAAAATACAGATGGACACAAACAACATTTGCAGTATGCCAAACTAAGGGCAATTGAAACAAGAAGATGGGTGGCACGAGCAGCCAACACAGGCATATCTGCTTTTATTAATCCAACCGGCACCATTGTGCAACAATTGGGTTGGGATCAGGCTGGTGCTTTACAGCAAAACATTTACACTAGTAATGAACTCAGTTTTTATGTTCAGCATGGCGACTATATTTTTAAAATTGCCGTTGCCTGCAGTGTATTCCTACTACTGATATCTTTGCGTAAACGTAGTAAATATGTCCGTAGAAAACAAACAGCTTAA
- a CDS encoding alpha/beta fold hydrolase, whose amino-acid sequence MSVENKQLNTPYYTLQYRIIGKGQPVFLVHGYGEDSRIWNNQIDALSAICQLIILDLPGSGQSVLTPKGVAEWLPELSIDELAECIHEIVHAEDLAPAVVMGHSMGGYITLAFANHYPNHLKALGLVHSTAFADNAEKKSVRLKSIEFIRQNGGYALFKTTMVNLFGESFRSSNPASVQELVEATKAFDPQVLIAYTYAMMQRPDRSDLLRYLPQPVLFVAGPEDIAAPLTDLEQQATIPNKSYLKVMEGVGHMGMLEAPSEMNRHLSGFIQLFI is encoded by the coding sequence ATGTCCGTAGAAAACAAACAGCTTAATACGCCTTATTACACTTTACAGTATCGTATTATCGGAAAAGGACAACCCGTTTTTTTAGTACATGGTTATGGAGAAGACAGCCGAATCTGGAATAACCAGATAGATGCCCTTTCTGCAATATGCCAATTAATTATACTTGACTTACCAGGTTCAGGGCAATCTGTACTTACCCCGAAGGGTGTTGCGGAATGGTTACCAGAACTGAGCATAGATGAGCTAGCTGAATGCATTCACGAAATTGTACATGCAGAAGACCTTGCTCCCGCTGTTGTAATGGGGCACAGTATGGGGGGTTATATTACACTGGCTTTTGCCAACCATTATCCGAATCACCTGAAAGCTCTTGGACTGGTGCACAGTACAGCTTTTGCAGATAACGCTGAAAAAAAATCGGTACGTTTAAAAAGCATAGAATTCATTAGGCAAAATGGAGGATATGCCTTGTTTAAAACTACCATGGTGAATTTATTCGGAGAATCATTTCGTTCATCAAACCCTGCATCCGTTCAGGAATTGGTAGAAGCTACTAAGGCATTTGATCCGCAGGTACTGATTGCCTATACATATGCCATGATGCAAAGACCCGACAGGTCAGACCTTTTGCGTTATCTGCCTCAGCCGGTTTTGTTTGTAGCAGGACCAGAAGACATTGCTGCTCCTTTAACAGATCTGGAGCAACAAGCAACAATACCCAATAAATCGTATCTTAAAGTGATGGAGGGTGTTGGACATATGGGCATGCTAGAAGCACCCAGCGAAATGAACCGGCACTTATCCGGTTTCATTCAACTGTTTATCTGA
- a CDS encoding PKD domain-containing protein, translated as MKIFRLLLLLLLFYNTSQARHIAGGELYYNYISPDANNSANSIYVITLRLFRECNSGGPTLEAEQATVGIYEGDILFRSLPLPRTTDVTTISLNTAAFPCLVGNVGACYQVALYSATISLPNSPIGYTLSRLGCCRVDFITNLAQPVSVGSNYVTRIPGRIALSGGVNSSPQFNVKDTALICSQKRFTLDFGANDPDGDSLTYSFCEAFSSPGGNQNAAPPNTLSKDPLPYRSPFSGNLPLGDKVSIDPSTGVISGIAPAPGNYVVNVCITEWRNGKAFNEHRKDFIMAVQGCDFIEANLPDKIIQCNNFTVLFENESTSSSITNYVWNFGDSINNTYPQSGSVKHTYKDTGVYKATLTVTGPKGCIGTDSVEVRVFPGFKPAMTINGSCFLNPYYFNDISTSVYGIVNYWRWNFGDETLLSDTSRNKNAQYQYPTTSVKNIQLIVGDSKGCLDTLTRNLAVSDKPLLQVPFKDTLICSIDSLPIRVNSSGIFSWEPNQNISNTNTANVVVYPKVTTQYTVSINNNGCISKDTITVNVLPFISVRAGADSTICLNDSIVLQVNSQALQYRWTNEAGQFVSDQKNPRLQPTRTTRYFVKANLGKCEDKDSIQIVTIPYPTVNLSRDTSICFGNAVMLNAQIMGSSFRWSPSLNMLQANTLTPLVTPASSKTYYLTVGDTLGCNKWVTDSVQITVIPKPIVFAGRDTAISINQPLQLNATGASNYRWTPTIGLSDAGIANPVALFDNPIDSILYRVRGSNSICFGEDSIKVMVFKNGPDLYIPSAFTPNADGRNDVLKPIPVGITQLNYFAVFNRWGQLLFKTAALGAGWDGTFNGEPQPAGTYVFQAEAKDFSGKTIYKKGTAVLIR; from the coding sequence ATGAAAATTTTCCGGCTACTGCTTTTATTGCTGTTGTTTTACAACACAAGCCAAGCAAGGCATATTGCCGGAGGAGAACTCTATTACAACTATATAAGTCCTGATGCAAACAATTCAGCCAATAGCATTTATGTAATCACGCTGCGCTTATTTCGTGAATGTAATTCCGGCGGCCCAACGCTGGAAGCAGAACAAGCAACCGTTGGTATTTATGAAGGGGATATTTTATTTAGAAGTTTACCCTTGCCTAGAACTACGGATGTTACCACCATTTCGCTGAATACCGCGGCTTTCCCCTGTCTGGTGGGCAATGTGGGCGCCTGTTATCAGGTGGCACTGTATTCTGCCACTATTTCCCTGCCCAATAGTCCCATTGGTTATACCTTGTCTCGACTGGGTTGTTGCAGAGTAGACTTTATTACGAATCTGGCCCAACCGGTGAGTGTGGGCAGTAATTATGTAACCAGAATCCCAGGTAGAATTGCCTTATCTGGCGGAGTGAACAGCAGTCCGCAGTTCAATGTAAAAGACACTGCCCTGATTTGCTCGCAAAAAAGATTCACCCTTGATTTCGGAGCCAACGATCCCGATGGGGATTCCTTAACGTATAGTTTCTGTGAAGCATTTAGTTCTCCCGGTGGCAATCAGAATGCTGCTCCCCCCAATACCCTTTCAAAAGATCCGCTGCCTTACAGAAGCCCCTTTAGTGGCAACCTGCCATTGGGTGATAAAGTCAGCATTGATCCATCCACTGGCGTAATCAGTGGAATAGCTCCTGCTCCGGGAAATTATGTGGTTAATGTCTGTATTACTGAATGGCGTAATGGCAAAGCTTTCAATGAACACAGAAAGGATTTTATCATGGCCGTTCAGGGTTGTGATTTTATTGAAGCCAATTTGCCCGATAAAATTATCCAATGCAACAATTTTACCGTGCTGTTCGAAAATGAATCCACTTCCTCCAGCATCACTAATTATGTTTGGAATTTCGGGGACTCAATTAATAATACGTATCCTCAATCTGGTTCGGTTAAACACACGTACAAAGACACTGGCGTATACAAAGCAACTTTAACGGTTACTGGTCCCAAAGGCTGTATAGGTACTGACAGTGTAGAAGTGAGGGTATTTCCGGGATTTAAACCTGCCATGACTATCAATGGGAGTTGTTTTTTAAATCCATACTACTTCAATGATATAAGCACTTCTGTATATGGCATAGTCAACTACTGGCGATGGAATTTTGGGGATGAAACCCTTCTGTCAGATACGTCAAGAAACAAGAATGCACAATATCAATATCCTACTACTTCTGTTAAAAATATTCAATTGATTGTAGGAGATTCCAAAGGTTGTTTGGATACCCTTACCAGAAACCTTGCAGTTTCAGATAAACCACTGTTGCAAGTCCCCTTTAAAGACACGTTAATCTGTAGTATTGACAGCTTGCCAATACGTGTTAATAGCAGTGGTATTTTCAGTTGGGAACCCAATCAAAATATCAGCAATACCAATACAGCCAATGTAGTTGTGTATCCCAAAGTAACTACCCAATATACAGTAAGCATCAACAACAACGGATGCATTAGTAAAGACACCATCACGGTAAATGTTTTACCTTTTATTAGTGTGCGTGCCGGCGCAGATAGTACCATTTGCTTGAACGATTCCATTGTGTTGCAGGTAAACAGCCAGGCACTGCAATATCGATGGACCAACGAGGCAGGTCAATTTGTTTCGGATCAGAAAAATCCGCGGTTACAACCCACACGAACCACCCGATATTTTGTTAAGGCGAATCTGGGTAAATGCGAAGACAAAGACAGCATTCAAATTGTAACAATTCCTTATCCTACTGTAAACCTTAGCAGAGATACAAGTATCTGTTTTGGAAATGCAGTGATGTTGAATGCGCAGATAATGGGCAGCAGCTTCAGGTGGTCTCCCTCCTTAAATATGTTGCAGGCAAATACCTTAACCCCGCTGGTTACGCCTGCCAGTAGCAAAACCTATTACTTAACTGTTGGTGATACATTGGGTTGCAACAAATGGGTTACAGACTCTGTGCAAATTACCGTTATCCCTAAGCCGATTGTTTTTGCGGGAAGGGATACTGCCATTAGCATTAACCAGCCTTTACAATTGAATGCTACAGGAGCATCAAACTATCGATGGACACCAACCATAGGATTATCGGATGCAGGAATAGCCAATCCTGTTGCCCTTTTTGACAACCCGATTGATTCCATCCTGTATAGGGTTAGGGGCAGCAATAGCATTTGCTTTGGCGAAGATTCCATAAAAGTGATGGTCTTTAAAAACGGGCCAGACTTGTATATTCCCTCTGCCTTTACTCCCAATGCAGACGGAAGAAACGATGTACTGAAACCCATACCAGTTGGCATTACACAGCTCAACTATTTTGCAGTGTTCAATCGCTGGGGACAATTGCTTTTTAAAACAGCCGCATTGGGTGCAGGTTGGGATGGAACTTTTAATGGTGAGCCGCAACCCGCTGGTACGTATGTTTTTCAAGCTGAAGCAAAAGATTTTTCAGGAAAAACGATTTATAAAAAAGGGACTGCTGTTTTAATTCGTTAA